The DNA sequence CACCCCGGCACGTTCGGCGCCAGGTCGATGCCGTCGTCGCGGACCACGCCCGGCGAGGCGATCCCGGCGGCGGCCAGCGAGCCGCCGGCGTCCGACACGAGCCGGCCGGCCAGTTCCAGGGCCCGGTCCAGGGCCTGCCCGGCCCCCCGCCCGGCATACGTCGGCACCCGCTCGGAACGCAGGATCCGGCCCTGCGCGTCGGCCACCGCCACGGCCATCTTGGTGCCGCCGAAGTCGATGCCGAGCAGCCGGCGGGCGTCGGGACGTACGGGTTCCGGCCGACTCTCGACGACCGGACCACTGTGCACGGTCACCGGCCCACCCGTCCGGCCACGGCGGCGTCCAGCGCCTCGTCGGCCCGGGCCAGCCGCTCCCGCAGGCCGGCGACCCGCACCGAGACGCCGTCGAGCACCCCACGGACGACGGCCACCTGGGCGCGTACGGCGGCGGTCCCCGGACCGTCGGCCTGGGCCCGGTCGAGAACCAGCCCGGGGCGTACGGCGGCGGCGATCAGGTCGTCGACCGCGGTGTCGCCCAGCGGTTCGGGCACGCCGACATCGGTCGCGGCGGCCCGCACCCGCTCCGGCGTCCAGGTGTCCGGGGCGCCGCCACGGATCAGCCGGCCCACCACCGAGTGGGCGGCCCGGAACGGCACCCCGTGCCGGGTCAGCGCGTCCGCGGCGGCCGTGGTCGTCGCCCCCGACGCGACGATCTCCGCCGGAGCCGGCGGCTCCAGCGGGGTCAGCTCGGCGAGGAAGCCCCCGAGCAGGGCGAAGAACCGCTCGGTGCGGTCGTCGCTGTCCCACAGCCGGGTCTGCACGTCGGTGGTCGCGTTGTTGGAGTCCTCCCACCAGGCCGCGCCGACGTTGTTGAGCACCGACGCGGCGTCGCCCGCCGCGGCACCGGCCATCGACACCAGATGCTCCAGCACCACCGGATTGCGCTTCTGCGGCATGATGCTGCTGCCCTGGGTGAAACCCTCCGGGGTGTTCACCCAACGCCAGGTCAGCCAGTCCATCAACGTGCGCGCCAGCCGGGCGCCGGTCGCCAGCGCCTGCGCGTTGAGGGTGGCGACCCGGACCAGGTGGTCGGCGCCGGCGACCGCCTCGTACGAGTTGGTCACCAGCCCGTCGAAGCCGAGCAGCTCGGCGAGCCGGGCCGGATCGATCGGCAGGTCGGTGCCGGCGAACGCGCACGAGCCGAGCGGCGAGCGGTTCATCTGGTCCAGCAGGTCGGCGTACGCGACCGCCTGGCCGGCCAGCGCCTCGGCGTACCCGGCCAGCGCGTGGCCGATCGTGGTCGGCTGCGCCGGGCGGCGGTGCGTGTAGCCGGTGATCACCACGTCGGCGTAGCGGTCGGCGCGGTCCAACGCCGTCACACCGGTCGCCAGCAGCCGGTCGACGACCCGCAGCAGCTGCTCGCGCAGCACCATCCGGAACACCCCGGCGTCCAGGTCGTTGCGGCTGCGGGCCATCTGCACGTCGAGCTGCGACGTCGGGATGCCGCACGCGGCGGCCAGCCGCTTCTCCACGGTGAAGTAGACGTCCTCGACACTGCCGTCGAACACCAGCGGCTCCCCACCGTCGCCGCGCAGCTCCCCGAGGCCGCGCAGCAGCAGGGCCGCCCGGTCCGCCGGGACCAGCCCCCGTTCGGCGAGCATGACCACGTGCGCCTGGCTGGCCCGCACCATCGGGCCGAAGAGGTGGCCCGCGTGATGCTCGAACGCGACACGCAGGTGGTGCTGCTGGTAGGTGTTCAGGCTCATGGCAAATCCCTTGGTTCGTCGCGCCGGGTCGCCCCGGCGGTCGCTGCTAGGTCGGCAGACCCAGCAGCCGTACGGCGTTTCCGGCGAAGATCGCTTGCAGGTCGGACTCGGGCATCCCCATCTCCCGGCAGATGCGTAACTGGTCGTCGAGGTAGCGGCCGACGTAGCCGCGCGGGAACCACGACGAGTCGCTGCCGAACACGATCCGCCCCGGGCCGATCGTCTCGTAGCAGCGGCGGAACAGGTCGTCGAGCGTGAGCCGGTACGGCATCCAGCGCACCCACTGGTTCGAACCCGACGTGTCGACGTGGATGTTCGGGCAGCTCCAGCAGGCGAACAGCAGCTCCTGCACGTGCTGGACCCCGAAGTGCGGCACCACGAACGGCAGCTCCGGAAACCGCCGGGCGACCCGGGCCAGGTGGTTCGGGCTGTCGTGCGGGCTCGACGACAACCCGCCGGCACTGCCGTAGTGGCCGACGTGCACCAGGACCGGCACCCGCAGCCGGTCCGCCGTACGCCACACCGGATCCAGGTCCGGGTGGTCCAGCGGGCCGCGCAGCAGCGGGGCGAACAGCTTCAGGCCGCGCAGGCCGCGTACGGTCACCGCCCGCTCCAGCTCGGCCGCCGCGTCCGGCGCGAACGGGTCGTGGTGGGCGAAGCCGAGAAACAGGTCCGGGTGCCGGTCGACGGCGTCGGCGAGCGCGTCGTTGCCGCCGCCGGTGACGAACACCGCCCGGCGTACGCCCTGGGCGCGCAACTCGTCCGCCCACCGGTCGGCCTCCACCAGCCGGTCGGCGGGCGGCTCCGGATCCGGGAACGCCCAGGCCCGCCGCCACGCCGCCGCGTACGGGGCATTGCCGGCGGCGCGGACCGCCCGCTCGTGCTCGCCGCCGGGGTGCATCCCGGCGGCCTCCTCGCAGGAGCGGATGACCGGGTCGTCCTGGATGCCGAGGTGGAGATGGAAATCGACTACGTCGATTGCTCGTTCCTTGCTTCGGACCTGGTCAAGGTGGGTGGAGCGAGGACCGACTCCGTCGGTCCGGACCTGGTCAGGCTGGGTGGACCGGGGACCGACTCCGTCGGTCCGGACGTGGTCAAGGCCGGTGGGACGAGGACCGACTCCGTCGGTCCCGGATGGGGCGTCGGGATGCGTCATCGTGATTCGGGTTCCGCCAGCGGAGCGGCGTCGGGGGCGGCCGGTAGTGGGGCGGCGAGCCAGGCGTCGATCAGCTCGCCGAGCCGGGTGGCGGCGAGTTCGCGGACCCGGTCCCCCGTCGTCCGCGTGGCCAGCGAGATGTGACCGGACCAGCCCTCCCACGGATTCGGGCGGGACTCGATCAGCACGTACGGGTGGCCGGTGGCCAGCTTCGGCCGGGGCGGCAGGTCGGTGACGGCGTCGGGGCGTACCGCGTCGGGGTCGAAGCCGAGCACCGCCGACGTCTCGTACGCGCCGCCGTGGCCGCGGGCCGGCAGGTCGCCGTAGATCTGCGTGGTCTCCGCCGGGGTGACCAGCTGGAACCAGTTGGCCAGCAGCAGGCTGGCCAGGTGCCGGCCGGACACCCACTCCATCGCCGCGCGCACCGTCGACATGTTGGCGTCGTGCCCGTTGACGACCAGGACCCGGGGGAACCCGGCGGCGACGATGCCCTCCAGCACGTCGCACAGGTACGCCACCGCGATCTCGGGCCGGACCGCGATCGTGCCCGGCCAGGGCCGGGTCTGGCCGGGGCAGGCGGTGTACGGCACGGCCGGGAAGAGCACCCCGCGTCGGCCGTCGCCGCCGGTGCTCCTCGCGAAGCCCTCGGCGAGGATCAGGTCGGTGCCCAGCGGCAGGTGCGGCCCGTGCCACTCGACCGCCCCGACCGGCAGTACGGCGAAGTCGGCGGTGGCGGCGACGTCGGCGAGTTCACCGCCGGGCACCCGGCTGGCGTGGATCAGTTCACCCATTGGGTCGCCTCCCGCGAGGTGCGCCGGCCGCCGTTCTCCAGCCGGCCGGACACCAGCATCACCACGAAGATCAGGGCCACCTGGAGCATGCCGTACGCGGCGGCGGTGCCCATCTCGAACGAGTACATCCGGTTGTTGATCGCCACCGAGATCGGCGTGGTGCTGGAGGTGTAGATCAGCACCGAGGCGACGAACTCGCCGACGCCGTGCACGAAGGCCAGCAGGGCACCGGCGAACACGCCGGGCAGCATCAGCCGCAGGGTGACGGTGCGGAACGCCCGCCACCAGGTGGCGCCGAGGTTGCGGGCGGCCTCCTCCATGCTCGGGTCGAGCTGGGCCAGCGCGGCCGAACTGGACCGGAACACCAGCGGCAGGAACCGGACGAAGTACGCCAGCGGCACGATCCAGAAGGTGCCGACGAGGACCTGGCCGAGGCTGAACGCGTTGCCGGTGCTGAACGCCGAGATCAGGTTGATCGCGACGACGGTGCCGGGCAGCGCCCAGGCGATCATGACGGCGACGTCGAGCAGCCCGCGGCCGAAGAACTTCAGCCGCCGTACCGCGTACGCGGTGAGCACGCCGATGACGATGCAGCCGACCGTGGCCAGCGCGCTCATCTGCAGCGAGTTCAGGATCGGCTGGAACGACCGCGGCTCGGTGAAGATCGCGACGAAGTTCTCGGTGGTGTAGACGCTCGGGATCACCTCGGTGGTCCACGAGCCGTCCGCGGAGAAGGCGACCAGCGCGATCGTGGCGACCGGGGCGAGCAGGACGACGGTGGCCAGCAGCGAGCCGAGCAGCGCCAGCCAGCGGCCGAACGGGTTGGTGATCTCGCGGCGGTGGGCGGCGATGCCCTTGGACATCGAGCGGTAGCTGCGCCGCCCCTCGTACCAGCGCATGCCGAGCAGGAAGACGATCGAGACGATACCGAGCACCGAGGCGTAGGTGGACGCCATCGGCAGGTCGCCGTTGGTGCGGTTGATGTAGATCTGCATCGTCATCGTCTGGTCGACGCCGAACAGCAGCGGCGCGGTGTACGACGCCAGCGACGTCATGAAGACCAGCAGCGAGCCGCTGACCAGGGCCGGGGTCAGCATCGGCAGCAGGATGGTGCGCCACACCCGGACCCGGCTGGCACCGAGGTTGTACGCGGCCTCCTCCACCGACGGGTCCATGCCGGCCAGGGCGGCGGACGCGGCCAGGTAGAAGAACGGGTACATGGTGAAGGTGTGCACGACGAGCACGCCGGCGATGCCGTCGAACGGCAGCACCGGGTTCGCGGTGCCGAAGAGCTGTTGCAGGCCGCGGGGCAGGATGCCGGTCTCGCTGTAGAGCAGCTGGAACGAGATCGCGCCGATCAGCGGCGGCAGCGCGGCCGGCACCAGGATGATCGCCTCGATGAGCCGCCGGCCGGGGAAGGTGAACCGCTTGAGCAGGAACGCCATGCCGACGCCGACGATGCCGCAGAGCAGGACGCTGGCCGCGGAGATGGCGAGCGAGGTGAGCAGCGAGGCGCGGGCGACGCCGGCGCTGCCCAGGAAGCTGAGGTAGTTGCCGGTGCCGTCCTCGGCGACGCTCTCCCCGAAGGTGGCGAGCATCGGCTGCACGACGTAGCCCCACAGGACCAGGGCCAGCGGCAGGACCAGCAGGTACGGGAACCAGCCGGCACCGGATCCGCCGCGCAGCCGCCCGGTGAGGACGGCGGCACGGGCGCCGAGGGTGGTCGAGCTCACGGCCGCACCACCCACATGCGGTCGGCGGGCAGCCGTACCTCGAGGCGGTCGCCGACCGCGACGGTGGCGGGTACGTCGATGGCCGACACGTTGACCGTGGTGCCGGCGACGTCGAGGGTCAGGTTCGTCGACATGCCGGTGAACTCGACGTCGGTGACCTGGCCGGGCAGGGTGTCCTTGTCGCCGGGCCGGGCCAGCGCGACGTGTTCGGGGCGGATGGAGACCAGGGCGGTGTCGTTCTCGGTGAGCCCGTGGCCCTCGGGTGCCTTGGCGGTGGCCCGACCGCCGCCGGGCAGGCCGACGTCGACGGTGGTGTCGGTGGCGCCGAGGACCGGCAGGGACAGCACGTTGCTGCGGCCGATGAAGCGCGCCACGAAGGTGGTCGCGGGCCGGTGGTAGATCTCCTGCGGGCTGCCGACCTGGCGGACCCTGCCGGACTCCATCACCGCGATGCGGTCCGACATGGCCATCGCCTCGGCCTGGTCGTGGGTGACGTAGATGGAGGTGAGGCCGGCGTCGCGCTGGATGCGGCGGATCTCGGCGCGGGTCTCCTCGCGCAGCTTCGCGTCCAGGTTGGACAGCGGCTCGTCGAGCAGCAGGGTACGCGGCCGGATGACCAGGGCGCGGGCCAGCGCGACCCGCTGCTGCTGACCGCCGGAGAGCTCGTCGATGCGGCGGGTGCCGTAGCCGCCCAGGTGCACCTGGGCCAGTGCCTCGTCGACGCGGCGGGCGGACTCGGCCCGGCCCACCTTGCGGATCTTGAGGCCGTACGCGACGTTCTGGGCCACGGACATGTGCGGGAAGAGCGCGTAGTTCTGGAAGACCATGCCGGTGTCACGCTTGTTCGGCGGCCGACGGGTGACGTCCTCGCCGCCGAAGCGGATGTGTCCCGAGGTCGGGAAGTAGAACCCGGCGACCATCCGCAGGGTGGTGGTCTTGCCGCAGCCGCTGGGTCCGAGCAGGGTGAAGAACTCGCCGGCCGCGATGGTGAGGTCGACGTCGTCGACCGCCGCCACGTCACCGCCGCGGGCGAAGCGCTTGCTCACCGACTCGAGCGTGACATCGATCATGATGTGCCTTTCGGAATGTGCCTGAGCGCCCACGATGGGGGCGGGCGCGGGTGGTGCGCGGCCGGG is a window from the Polymorphospora rubra genome containing:
- a CDS encoding ABC transporter permease, which translates into the protein MSSTTLGARAAVLTGRLRGGSGAGWFPYLLVLPLALVLWGYVVQPMLATFGESVAEDGTGNYLSFLGSAGVARASLLTSLAISAASVLLCGIVGVGMAFLLKRFTFPGRRLIEAIILVPAALPPLIGAISFQLLYSETGILPRGLQQLFGTANPVLPFDGIAGVLVVHTFTMYPFFYLAASAALAGMDPSVEEAAYNLGASRVRVWRTILLPMLTPALVSGSLLVFMTSLASYTAPLLFGVDQTMTMQIYINRTNGDLPMASTYASVLGIVSIVFLLGMRWYEGRRSYRSMSKGIAAHRREITNPFGRWLALLGSLLATVVLLAPVATIALVAFSADGSWTTEVIPSVYTTENFVAIFTEPRSFQPILNSLQMSALATVGCIVIGVLTAYAVRRLKFFGRGLLDVAVMIAWALPGTVVAINLISAFSTGNAFSLGQVLVGTFWIVPLAYFVRFLPLVFRSSSAALAQLDPSMEEAARNLGATWWRAFRTVTLRLMLPGVFAGALLAFVHGVGEFVASVLIYTSSTTPISVAINNRMYSFEMGTAAAYGMLQVALIFVVMLVSGRLENGGRRTSREATQWVN
- a CDS encoding ABC transporter ATP-binding protein; translated protein: MSKRFARGGDVAAVDDVDLTIAAGEFFTLLGPSGCGKTTTLRMVAGFYFPTSGHIRFGGEDVTRRPPNKRDTGMVFQNYALFPHMSVAQNVAYGLKIRKVGRAESARRVDEALAQVHLGGYGTRRIDELSGGQQQRVALARALVIRPRTLLLDEPLSNLDAKLREETRAEIRRIQRDAGLTSIYVTHDQAEAMAMSDRIAVMESGRVRQVGSPQEIYHRPATTFVARFIGRSNVLSLPVLGATDTTVDVGLPGGGRATAKAPEGHGLTENDTALVSIRPEHVALARPGDKDTLPGQVTDVEFTGMSTNLTLDVAGTTVNVSAIDVPATVAVGDRLEVRLPADRMWVVRP
- a CDS encoding amidohydrolase family protein codes for the protein MTHPDAPSGTDGVGPRPTGLDHVRTDGVGPRSTQPDQVRTDGVGPRSTHLDQVRSKERAIDVVDFHLHLGIQDDPVIRSCEEAAGMHPGGEHERAVRAAGNAPYAAAWRRAWAFPDPEPPADRLVEADRWADELRAQGVRRAVFVTGGGNDALADAVDRHPDLFLGFAHHDPFAPDAAAELERAVTVRGLRGLKLFAPLLRGPLDHPDLDPVWRTADRLRVPVLVHVGHYGSAGGLSSSPHDSPNHLARVARRFPELPFVVPHFGVQHVQELLFACWSCPNIHVDTSGSNQWVRWMPYRLTLDDLFRRCYETIGPGRIVFGSDSSWFPRGYVGRYLDDQLRICREMGMPESDLQAIFAGNAVRLLGLPT
- a CDS encoding creatininase family protein, with the translated sequence MGELIHASRVPGGELADVAATADFAVLPVGAVEWHGPHLPLGTDLILAEGFARSTGGDGRRGVLFPAVPYTACPGQTRPWPGTIAVRPEIAVAYLCDVLEGIVAAGFPRVLVVNGHDANMSTVRAAMEWVSGRHLASLLLANWFQLVTPAETTQIYGDLPARGHGGAYETSAVLGFDPDAVRPDAVTDLPPRPKLATGHPYVLIESRPNPWEGWSGHISLATRTTGDRVRELAATRLGELIDAWLAAPLPAAPDAAPLAEPESR
- a CDS encoding argininosuccinate lyase, which codes for MSLNTYQQHHLRVAFEHHAGHLFGPMVRASQAHVVMLAERGLVPADRAALLLRGLGELRGDGGEPLVFDGSVEDVYFTVEKRLAAACGIPTSQLDVQMARSRNDLDAGVFRMVLREQLLRVVDRLLATGVTALDRADRYADVVITGYTHRRPAQPTTIGHALAGYAEALAGQAVAYADLLDQMNRSPLGSCAFAGTDLPIDPARLAELLGFDGLVTNSYEAVAGADHLVRVATLNAQALATGARLARTLMDWLTWRWVNTPEGFTQGSSIMPQKRNPVVLEHLVSMAGAAAGDAASVLNNVGAAWWEDSNNATTDVQTRLWDSDDRTERFFALLGGFLAELTPLEPPAPAEIVASGATTTAAADALTRHGVPFRAAHSVVGRLIRGGAPDTWTPERVRAAATDVGVPEPLGDTAVDDLIAAAVRPGLVLDRAQADGPGTAAVRAQVAVVRGVLDGVSVRVAGLRERLARADEALDAAVAGRVGR